The proteins below come from a single Gimesia chilikensis genomic window:
- a CDS encoding type II secretion system F family protein: protein MATDATLNPSSSASAADFSDILRDRDRYAVPDSTQLSNRLNGGFDELIVHSGVQANPAIILFFCLLSSVLFGGLIYIIQENFLSTSIAFMAGGLAPIGYLFYQRGRRQKQINEQLSDMIDELARAAKTGRSLTHCFVNVSAKTPAPLGTELQEASRRLQMGVSMRAALDGLYERTGVASLNILSMALIVHQETGGDLVKVLERLARTIRDRMLFLGRLRTATAGSRATAVLMISLPPLILGFFVLRDPTYLTTLMASAWGRGATFTAIGLQVIGSLWVLRVLKTSQRT from the coding sequence ATGGCAACTGATGCCACACTGAATCCCAGCAGCTCTGCTAGCGCAGCCGATTTCAGCGACATCCTGCGTGACCGGGACCGCTACGCAGTTCCGGATTCGACCCAGTTGAGCAACCGGCTGAACGGCGGTTTTGACGAGTTGATCGTGCACTCCGGCGTACAGGCCAATCCGGCAATAATTCTGTTCTTCTGTCTGCTGAGTTCAGTCCTGTTTGGCGGACTGATCTACATCATTCAGGAAAACTTTCTGTCGACTTCAATCGCCTTTATGGCTGGTGGACTGGCGCCGATCGGCTATCTTTTTTACCAACGTGGACGCCGTCAGAAACAAATTAACGAACAACTTTCCGATATGATTGACGAGCTGGCTCGTGCCGCGAAAACAGGACGCAGCCTGACTCACTGTTTCGTGAATGTGTCTGCAAAGACTCCCGCGCCCCTGGGAACCGAACTTCAGGAAGCTTCCCGTCGACTGCAGATGGGTGTTTCCATGAGAGCGGCCCTGGATGGTCTGTATGAACGGACCGGGGTTGCCAGTTTGAACATTCTCTCGATGGCCCTGATCGTCCATCAGGAAACCGGGGGAGACCTGGTGAAGGTGCTGGAGCGTCTGGCCCGTACCATCCGTGACCGTATGCTGTTCCTGGGACGTCTACGCACCGCGACCGCCGGTAGCCGCGCGACAGCGGTTTTGATGATTTCGTTACCGCCGTTGATCCTCGGGTTCTTCGTGTTACGCGATCCCACTTACCTGACAACCCTGATGGCGTCTGCCTGGGGTCGTGGTGCGACCTTTACCGCTATCGGGCTGCAGGTCATTGGATCCCTGTGGGTCTTACGAGTTCTGAAAACCAGTCAACGTACCTGA
- a CDS encoding inositol monophosphatase family protein, producing MHSTELLEVAETAARKGAKCLQDWVNEFRVSEKGRADLVTDADFASQKAIVEHITTHYPDHKMLGEEGLTRHEGDSGYRWVIDPLDGTSNYVHGFPYYCVSIGLEYQGDLILGVVYDPNRDELFSALEGHGAKLNGTPISPSRIPSMDQAMLVASLPVGTNGRDVSIDRFLKVLPAAQTLQRTGSAALNLCYVSAGRIEGYWSSNLKPWDMAAGVLICREAGGLVTSIEDASFTIENPSILATNGTNIHSDLQSLLTT from the coding sequence GTGCATTCCACGGAATTGCTTGAGGTAGCAGAGACCGCAGCTCGAAAGGGAGCAAAATGTCTGCAGGACTGGGTCAACGAATTTCGCGTTTCAGAAAAGGGACGTGCCGATCTGGTCACCGACGCCGACTTCGCTTCTCAAAAAGCGATCGTTGAGCATATCACCACACACTATCCCGATCATAAGATGCTGGGCGAAGAGGGACTGACCCGGCACGAAGGGGACTCAGGGTACCGCTGGGTGATCGATCCTCTGGATGGAACATCCAATTACGTACATGGCTTCCCCTACTACTGCGTCTCCATCGGCCTGGAGTATCAGGGAGATCTCATTCTGGGAGTGGTCTATGATCCCAATCGGGATGAGCTCTTTTCCGCGCTGGAGGGACACGGAGCGAAACTGAACGGAACACCCATTTCACCTTCCCGCATTCCCTCCATGGATCAGGCCATGCTGGTAGCCAGTCTGCCTGTCGGCACCAATGGACGAGATGTCTCCATTGATCGATTTCTGAAAGTGCTTCCAGCAGCACAGACACTGCAACGTACCGGATCTGCGGCTTTGAATCTCTGTTACGTTTCTGCGGGTCGTATCGAAGGTTACTGGTCCAGTAATCTGAAGCCCTGGGATATGGCAGCAGGGGTCCTGATCTGCAGAGAGGCGGGCGGCCTGGTGACCTCAATTGAGGATGCCAGTTTCACCATCGAAAACCCCAGTATCCTGGCGACAAATGGAACAAACATTCATTCTGATTTACAGTCATTGCTTACAACATAG
- a CDS encoding sulfatase-like hydrolase/transferase has product MKKAFVVSFEQLPAFLLGCYGHQWIETPNFDRLASQSVVFDQHFANDLTSRGNTFPWWTGRTVPAQDDTATTKTDCFVSHLKTQGVLSTLLLETEADVGRTASMREQEPFFDRFDEIKTVTGKNGYELSEADSPFAQLIQNALEQLPNWMASPDDQLVWLRSEGVPPLPLAPEFYATLYLDEVLDQGDDTEEESEFIAVEHPLEPAEEDDSEEELDDDLDLEEDDDWEELISAVVALFQSPEEWGDLDDDERRMARAVYAGYVTLLDQWLGRFLDSLLDYAEQHSILLIVTAARGSSSLLGPVRDVEDWGLFEETTHVPLLIFDSGNQQQGNRRQFLSQSADIPATLSAWWSLGSAENTVGGTDLLALIAGQEDMSEPVIHAASEEAVAIRTPEFYYLQRRNQQPSVAEHETHPLPETAPVQLYQKPSDRWDVYEQHSQHPETVAAFTELLNTKQTGSTS; this is encoded by the coding sequence ATGAAGAAAGCTTTTGTCGTCAGTTTCGAACAGTTGCCCGCATTTCTGCTGGGCTGTTACGGGCATCAGTGGATTGAAACACCTAACTTCGATCGCCTGGCGTCCCAGTCTGTAGTCTTCGATCAGCATTTTGCGAACGATCTCACCTCTCGTGGTAACACGTTTCCCTGGTGGACGGGACGGACTGTCCCCGCTCAAGACGATACCGCAACAACAAAAACGGACTGTTTCGTTTCGCATTTGAAAACACAAGGCGTGCTTTCAACGTTGCTGCTCGAAACGGAAGCCGATGTCGGTCGCACCGCATCCATGCGTGAGCAGGAGCCTTTCTTTGATCGATTCGATGAGATAAAAACGGTAACCGGAAAGAACGGTTATGAACTCAGCGAAGCGGATTCCCCATTCGCGCAGTTGATTCAGAATGCTCTCGAACAGCTGCCCAACTGGATGGCATCGCCCGACGATCAACTGGTCTGGCTTCGTTCAGAAGGAGTGCCTCCACTGCCACTGGCACCGGAATTCTATGCCACGCTCTATCTGGATGAAGTCCTCGATCAGGGAGACGATACAGAGGAAGAGAGTGAGTTCATCGCGGTTGAACATCCGCTAGAGCCTGCAGAAGAGGATGATTCTGAGGAAGAGCTGGATGATGACCTTGATCTTGAAGAGGACGATGACTGGGAAGAACTGATTAGTGCTGTCGTCGCCCTGTTTCAGAGCCCGGAGGAGTGGGGGGATCTGGATGATGACGAACGCCGGATGGCGCGGGCCGTCTACGCAGGCTACGTCACACTGCTCGATCAGTGGCTGGGACGCTTCCTGGATTCCCTGCTTGATTACGCAGAACAACACTCCATTTTATTGATCGTCACGGCGGCACGCGGTAGCAGTTCGTTGCTCGGTCCCGTACGAGACGTGGAAGACTGGGGATTGTTCGAAGAAACCACGCACGTCCCCCTGTTGATATTTGATTCCGGGAATCAGCAGCAGGGGAACCGACGCCAGTTCCTCTCACAATCGGCAGATATACCCGCGACATTGTCAGCCTGGTGGAGCCTCGGATCTGCAGAAAATACGGTAGGGGGAACGGACCTCCTGGCGCTGATTGCAGGTCAGGAAGACATGTCGGAACCGGTCATTCACGCTGCCAGCGAGGAGGCGGTTGCAATTCGTACCCCGGAATTTTATTATCTCCAGCGCCGAAACCAACAGCCTTCTGTCGCAGAGCACGAAACGCATCCCCTTCCGGAGACAGCACCAGTTCAGCTCTATCAGAAACCTTCAGATCGCTGGGACGTCTACGAGCAGCATTCACAGCACCCGGAGACGGTGGCTGCGTTTACAGAACTGCTGAATACAAAACAGACCGGAAGCACATCATGA
- a CDS encoding CpaF family protein has translation MVLQSETPVANSSADSRKAFQRLKTRLHRQMVDAIDFSKAGELPEADLRQKLRGLAEHLCMQQDIALDQKNRDIMVREILDEIYGFGPLEPLMSDPEVSDVLVNGADRVFVERRGLLEETDISFADDEHLLQLIHRLVGRAGRRIDEVSPMVDAKLPDGSRLNAVIPPLALKGPTLSIRRFRTQALLFDDMVQMGSLAPDMATFLEMAVKGRLNILISGGTGAGKTTLLNNLSRYITNRERIVTIEQTSELQLQQPDVVSLEARPSNIEGQGEINQRELLKNSLRMRPDRIIVGESRGGEVLEMLQAMNTGHDGSMSTVHANDTRDALDRLELMIALSGAELPNAIARRYIASAIHLLVHITRLPNGERKVMRISELIGYQNGEYMVEDLFVYRITSVDPDGTVHGNFYATGHQPLTLNWLTQTNFNENTDLFHARELPLSGSQNDQQNEQES, from the coding sequence ATGGTTTTACAAAGTGAAACTCCTGTGGCCAATTCCTCTGCGGATTCCCGCAAAGCCTTTCAGCGTCTGAAAACCAGACTGCATCGGCAGATGGTGGATGCGATCGACTTTTCCAAAGCGGGTGAGCTGCCGGAAGCCGACCTGCGTCAGAAACTGCGCGGCCTCGCCGAACATCTCTGCATGCAGCAGGATATCGCACTGGATCAGAAGAACCGCGATATCATGGTGCGGGAGATCCTGGATGAAATTTATGGCTTTGGTCCACTGGAACCTCTGATGAGCGATCCGGAAGTCAGCGATGTGCTGGTCAACGGAGCCGATCGGGTCTTCGTGGAACGCCGGGGTCTGCTGGAAGAGACCGATATCAGTTTTGCCGATGACGAACACCTGCTGCAGCTGATCCACCGTCTGGTGGGACGGGCTGGACGTCGTATCGATGAAGTTTCACCGATGGTCGACGCCAAGCTGCCGGACGGTTCCCGTCTGAACGCGGTAATCCCTCCCCTGGCTTTGAAGGGCCCTACACTTTCCATTCGTCGTTTCCGGACCCAGGCTCTCTTATTTGATGACATGGTTCAGATGGGCTCACTCGCACCGGACATGGCAACCTTCCTGGAAATGGCCGTCAAAGGTCGACTGAATATTCTGATCAGTGGTGGTACCGGTGCCGGTAAAACGACTCTCTTGAATAACCTGAGTCGTTACATCACCAACCGCGAACGTATTGTGACGATTGAACAGACATCAGAACTCCAGCTGCAGCAGCCGGACGTGGTTTCGCTTGAAGCCCGACCTTCCAACATTGAAGGTCAGGGTGAAATCAACCAGCGTGAGCTGTTGAAGAACTCACTGCGAATGCGTCCTGACCGCATCATCGTCGGCGAATCCCGCGGCGGTGAAGTTCTGGAAATGCTGCAGGCGATGAATACCGGTCACGATGGTTCCATGAGTACCGTCCACGCGAACGATACGCGTGACGCCCTGGACCGTCTTGAGTTGATGATCGCCCTTTCCGGGGCAGAACTTCCGAACGCGATTGCCCGGCGGTACATCGCCTCCGCGATCCATCTCTTGGTACACATCACCCGTCTGCCAAACGGGGAACGTAAAGTGATGCGTATTTCGGAACTGATCGGATATCAAAACGGCGAATACATGGTGGAAGACCTGTTTGTCTACCGTATTACCAGTGTTGATCCGGACGGAACCGTGCATGGCAACTTCTATGCGACCGGCCATCAGCCGCTGACTCTGAACTGGTTAACCCAGACCAACTTCAATGAAAATACTGATCTGTTCCATGCCCGGGAACTGCCACTGTCTGGCAGTCAGAACGACCAGCAGAATGAACAGGAGAGCTAA
- the arsC gene encoding arsenate reductase (glutaredoxin) (This arsenate reductase requires both glutathione and glutaredoxin to convert arsenate to arsenite, after which the efflux transporter formed by ArsA and ArsB can extrude the arsenite from the cell, providing resistance.) encodes MKIYHNPRCGKSRQTLALIEEAGIEPEVIEYLKTPPTAEELDAILKKLKIEPQELMRKSEAIYKELKLGERELSRDEAIAVMLEHPKLIERPIVVQGRKAVLGRPPENVKELL; translated from the coding sequence ATGAAGATCTATCATAATCCCCGCTGTGGCAAGAGCCGCCAGACACTCGCCTTGATTGAAGAGGCGGGTATTGAACCAGAGGTCATCGAGTATCTCAAGACTCCGCCCACGGCTGAAGAACTCGATGCCATCCTGAAGAAGCTCAAAATAGAACCACAAGAGTTGATGCGGAAGAGTGAAGCGATCTATAAAGAACTCAAGCTGGGAGAGCGAGAGCTGAGCCGTGATGAAGCAATCGCTGTCATGCTGGAGCATCCCAAGTTGATCGAACGGCCGATTGTCGTTCAGGGACGTAAAGCGGTCCTGGGACGCCCCCCTGAAAACGTGAAAGAACTACTGTAG
- a CDS encoding A24 family peptidase, with protein sequence MDFPLTQLSLYVMAISVGIFTIIAAITDYKSRKIYNVLTVPFFVLGIVYQLAFNGWEGLLYGFLGFIAGFGIFFLIWMAGSGAAGDVKMMGALSMWLGFRATIAVMIVGTVFVLAGTLLVLFWSVVTKGARKTKEKYLATGKQFKGKKKKYVAETEKQKLERGIMPFALPVVLATWSVTTWMIIKAAVL encoded by the coding sequence ATGGATTTTCCGCTCACCCAATTATCACTGTATGTCATGGCTATCAGCGTGGGGATCTTCACGATCATCGCTGCCATCACTGACTATAAGTCGCGCAAAATCTACAACGTGCTGACAGTCCCCTTCTTTGTGCTGGGAATCGTTTACCAGCTGGCCTTCAATGGCTGGGAAGGACTGCTGTATGGGTTCCTCGGATTCATTGCTGGATTCGGCATCTTCTTTCTGATCTGGATGGCAGGCAGTGGTGCCGCCGGTGATGTGAAAATGATGGGTGCCCTGTCCATGTGGCTGGGCTTCAGAGCAACGATTGCCGTGATGATTGTCGGCACCGTATTCGTGCTGGCAGGAACGCTGCTGGTGCTGTTCTGGAGTGTGGTAACCAAAGGTGCCCGAAAAACCAAAGAGAAATACCTGGCGACCGGGAAACAGTTTAAAGGCAAGAAAAAGAAATACGTCGCAGAGACAGAAAAACAGAAACTGGAACGGGGAATCATGCCGTTCGCTCTGCCCGTGGTTCTGGCGACCTGGAGCGTCACAACCTGGATGATTATCAAAGCAGCGGTTCTGTAA
- a CDS encoding TadE/TadG family type IV pilus assembly protein, whose product MRVKRKQNKQRRLKRRGFLSMELALVLPIFAIVLFALVEFTLLFYARADVVEASRIGARLATMPGITQQNVEAEVKKILPPQLGQGAVIKTEMGKHSGDVVMVAVSIPMTLASPNLLWPVGYNLKGQNLYSETRMIKE is encoded by the coding sequence ATGAGAGTCAAACGCAAACAAAACAAACAACGGCGATTGAAACGTCGCGGATTCCTGAGCATGGAACTGGCTCTGGTTCTGCCGATCTTCGCAATCGTTCTGTTCGCGCTGGTGGAGTTTACGCTCCTGTTTTACGCGCGGGCGGATGTGGTCGAAGCCAGCCGAATCGGTGCCCGCCTGGCAACCATGCCCGGCATCACCCAGCAGAATGTGGAAGCGGAAGTCAAAAAAATTCTGCCTCCTCAACTGGGACAGGGAGCCGTGATTAAAACAGAAATGGGAAAACATTCGGGTGATGTGGTCATGGTGGCGGTAAGTATCCCCATGACACTCGCATCACCCAACCTGCTCTGGCCCGTGGGTTATAACCTCAAGGGGCAGAACCTGTACTCGGAAACAAGAATGATTAAAGAGTAG
- the cpaB gene encoding Flp pilus assembly protein CpaB, with protein MKSLTPAKVTLLMFGVFGVLIAAYIGKRLLAGKEEAPPVATRNIPMAISELEPGTLVTEEHLGLGPIAIKNLKPEMMTSNKVIVGRVVKERIPAATPISTSQLYPAGETPPLKVEPGMRAISVPLESSVDLVDGLIKPGEYVDVHMTPSGLNNDRRMNGGMTLTLFKGVRVIAINRSYTQISNSRRGTNVTLELTPEQANIMILARDRGAITMSYTPEGKGDGGVAVSNADKATLYEILGLKTPEKPKEKDPPEPFVVEGYYGTSRSVNRFDQNGLRVGDYDSNIRGGGRGFNSGGYLDPYWGGGNGSDLDSDSISAPRRQQAPPAQNSYGPTAQQQQQQGQAPANYPGGPMRQQGSYARSVYPQNPSVGR; from the coding sequence GTGAAAAGCCTGACCCCTGCAAAAGTGACTCTGTTGATGTTTGGCGTCTTCGGTGTCCTGATTGCAGCATATATCGGTAAAAGACTGTTGGCAGGAAAAGAAGAAGCTCCGCCAGTGGCAACTCGAAACATTCCCATGGCCATCAGTGAGCTGGAGCCGGGTACCCTTGTCACCGAAGAACACCTCGGTCTGGGTCCGATCGCCATCAAAAACCTGAAGCCGGAAATGATGACTTCGAATAAAGTCATCGTGGGCCGTGTTGTTAAGGAACGCATTCCTGCAGCGACCCCGATTTCCACGAGTCAGCTCTACCCCGCTGGTGAAACACCCCCACTGAAAGTGGAACCGGGCATGCGGGCGATTTCCGTACCGCTCGAATCTTCGGTCGATCTGGTCGATGGCCTGATCAAGCCGGGTGAATATGTCGACGTGCACATGACCCCCAGTGGATTGAACAACGACAGACGCATGAACGGCGGGATGACATTGACCCTGTTTAAAGGGGTGCGAGTGATCGCAATCAACCGCAGTTATACCCAGATCAGTAACTCCCGTCGGGGAACCAACGTGACTCTGGAACTGACGCCCGAACAGGCTAACATCATGATTCTGGCCCGCGACCGTGGTGCGATCACCATGAGTTATACCCCGGAAGGCAAAGGGGATGGTGGTGTAGCTGTCAGCAATGCAGACAAAGCAACTCTCTATGAAATTCTGGGCCTCAAAACCCCTGAAAAGCCTAAAGAAAAAGATCCGCCAGAACCCTTCGTAGTCGAAGGCTACTATGGTACGAGTCGCAGCGTGAACCGGTTTGACCAGAACGGACTGCGGGTCGGTGACTACGACTCAAATATCCGTGGAGGTGGTCGTGGTTTCAATTCAGGCGGCTATCTGGATCCATACTGGGGCGGTGGTAACGGTTCTGACCTGGACAGTGATTCCATCAGTGCACCACGACGTCAGCAGGCACCTCCTGCTCAGAATTCCTATGGACCGACAGCCCAGCAGCAGCAACAGCAGGGACAGGCTCCAGCCAATTATCCGGGTGGTCCAATGCGTCAGCAGGGATCTTATGCCCGCAGTGTGTATCCGCAGAATCCGTCAGTGGGACGTTAA
- a CDS encoding zinc ribbon domain-containing protein encodes MQSVKGDCRTKGATDQRLKPQSDGRYQFYDIDTEKHLKMPIKFRCQHCDQLMGISRSKAGDVVDCPTCGMSVRVPGLDGEVVPLPQPKLDLQDAELANALDELAALGSNVTLEKKQLELQSQAKTSTSKEPVSVPEEAFKAIPVKSVQTSSAPEPVEAPASHPTPETPITPVSQQNVAVTDVTDVNHEAELSHLASLAQQRASNVLAEKKKGKLKRSARFELPTGTWFILLLTFGALTFAIGLLVGRNL; translated from the coding sequence ATGCAGTCTGTAAAAGGGGATTGCAGAACAAAAGGGGCGACGGATCAGAGGCTGAAACCGCAATCTGACGGTCGTTACCAGTTCTACGATATTGATACTGAAAAACATTTGAAGATGCCGATCAAATTTCGCTGCCAGCACTGTGATCAACTCATGGGGATTTCCCGCTCCAAAGCGGGTGATGTTGTAGACTGTCCGACCTGCGGAATGTCGGTACGCGTCCCCGGCCTGGATGGAGAAGTGGTCCCTTTACCTCAGCCCAAGCTGGATCTGCAGGATGCTGAACTGGCGAATGCCCTGGATGAGTTAGCCGCCCTGGGCAGTAATGTGACCCTTGAGAAAAAGCAGCTCGAACTTCAGAGCCAGGCTAAAACATCCACTTCGAAGGAGCCGGTATCTGTTCCTGAAGAAGCGTTTAAGGCGATTCCCGTTAAATCGGTGCAAACTTCCTCTGCCCCCGAACCGGTTGAAGCACCTGCCTCGCACCCGACACCAGAGACGCCCATCACTCCGGTCAGCCAGCAGAATGTGGCTGTGACTGATGTCACGGACGTGAACCATGAAGCAGAGCTGTCTCACCTGGCCAGTCTCGCACAACAGCGGGCATCGAACGTACTGGCCGAAAAAAAGAAGGGAAAACTGAAACGGAGTGCCCGGTTTGAATTACCTACCGGCACCTGGTTCATTCTGCTGCTGACGTTTGGTGCATTGACCTTCGCGATTGGTCTACTCGTCGGCCGTAATCTGTAG
- a CDS encoding type II secretion system F family protein encodes MFTPTTITVFYALCGAIILWMLFRIIRRRRSQKPEQQPEEVVETKPQETYSPSASSSSAAPVTWEHRQLFSSDNPYQNGQEEGLPPIEAGDVPSMGTDDYVFGSATPALSEMMPESEGRRAQTKKELQAAGYYQPHALQNFSAIRYVSILGTMLFFGILLLVAPERFEIPILLGLLLVPILAWAVPFLFISGQASDRRSEIEQGIPDMLDMLNMCVSQGMTVPHALKKIIGELAKVYPALAQELKIVMEQASIGTFTQALSNFSKRIDVPEVHSFAALLIQTDQMGTDVTSALQEYSDNMRESLQQRADEKANKATFKLLFPTVFCLMPAIYIFLLGPAIVELSDFFHSGGRDSLNTTTDMFQQVGTQQ; translated from the coding sequence ATGTTTACACCAACAACCATTACCGTTTTTTATGCACTCTGTGGTGCCATCATTCTGTGGATGCTGTTCCGCATCATCCGCAGACGGCGGAGTCAGAAGCCGGAACAACAACCTGAAGAGGTGGTCGAGACGAAGCCGCAGGAGACTTATTCTCCTTCAGCCTCTTCCTCGAGCGCCGCTCCTGTGACCTGGGAACACCGTCAGTTATTTTCCTCTGACAATCCATATCAGAATGGTCAGGAAGAGGGGCTACCTCCGATCGAAGCCGGTGATGTTCCCTCGATGGGCACCGATGATTATGTCTTCGGGTCGGCAACTCCCGCTTTGTCGGAAATGATGCCAGAATCGGAAGGACGACGAGCCCAGACGAAAAAAGAACTGCAGGCCGCAGGTTACTACCAGCCACATGCCCTGCAGAACTTTTCTGCGATTCGTTATGTTTCCATTCTGGGTACCATGTTGTTCTTCGGAATCCTGCTGCTTGTCGCTCCCGAGCGATTCGAAATTCCGATTTTACTCGGTCTGCTGCTGGTACCAATCCTCGCTTGGGCGGTTCCCTTCCTGTTCATCAGCGGTCAGGCATCTGACCGTCGTAGTGAAATTGAACAGGGGATTCCCGACATGCTGGACATGCTTAACATGTGTGTTTCCCAGGGGATGACCGTACCACACGCATTGAAGAAAATTATCGGGGAACTGGCGAAGGTGTATCCGGCGCTGGCCCAGGAACTGAAAATCGTGATGGAGCAGGCCTCTATCGGCACCTTCACTCAGGCGCTGTCTAACTTCAGTAAGCGTATCGATGTACCGGAAGTCCACTCGTTTGCGGCCCTCTTGATCCAGACCGATCAGATGGGAACAGACGTGACTTCGGCCCTCCAGGAATATAGTGATAACATGCGTGAAAGTCTGCAGCAGCGGGCGGACGAGAAAGCCAACAAGGCCACATTCAAACTGCTGTTCCCGACCGTATTCTGTCTGATGCCTGCGATTTACATCTTCCTGCTCGGTCCCGCGATTGTGGAACTGTCTGACTTCTTCCATTCCGGAGGGAGAGACAGTCTGAACACCACAACCGACATGTTCCAGCAGGTGGGAACACAGCAATAA
- a CDS encoding Gfo/Idh/MocA family oxidoreductase, producing the protein MDVEEFLKRDVNRRQFLDRSARNAAGMAAGVVGLASNMALADSAPNERVVLAGIGMRGQGKFLTSSMAAFPDVHIKTICDVDEAVIPAAVKSIEKEQGTPPGVVSDFRKVLDDPEIDGVVIATPDHWHAMMAIMACQAGKDVYVEKPVSHNLNEGLKIIEAARKHQRVVQSGIHQRSGSHFQSAVEFVQSGKLGDVRLAKAWIIHRRKSIGRKKDIAVPQGVNYDLWLGPAASRPFNPNRFHYNWHWFWDYGTGEMGNWGVHMLDIARWGLGVDLPERISSSGGKYFFNDDQETPDTQVVQYHYPGKTLVWEHRLWSVHGMEGRNAAAAFYGDKGTLVVDRGGWKVYDQKDAATSGTSDQAITHHRNFIDCIKTRNKPTSDIEIGHVSSALCHLGNIAYRAGQEIEFDPLQNQIIGNQQAQSLLGREYRRNWELPQV; encoded by the coding sequence GTGGATGTAGAAGAATTTCTGAAAAGGGATGTTAACCGACGACAGTTTCTGGATCGCAGTGCGCGCAATGCAGCCGGAATGGCTGCGGGCGTCGTGGGACTGGCCAGCAATATGGCTCTGGCAGATTCCGCTCCCAATGAACGCGTCGTACTCGCCGGGATCGGGATGCGGGGGCAGGGGAAGTTTCTGACCTCCAGTATGGCTGCCTTTCCGGATGTCCACATCAAGACGATCTGTGATGTGGATGAAGCCGTCATTCCGGCTGCCGTGAAATCCATCGAAAAAGAACAGGGGACTCCGCCGGGAGTTGTCAGCGATTTTCGTAAGGTGCTCGACGATCCCGAAATTGATGGCGTCGTGATCGCCACACCCGATCACTGGCACGCCATGATGGCGATCATGGCCTGTCAGGCTGGTAAAGACGTCTATGTAGAAAAACCGGTCTCACATAATCTGAACGAAGGCCTCAAAATTATAGAGGCGGCCCGTAAGCATCAACGCGTGGTCCAGTCCGGCATCCATCAACGCAGTGGATCACATTTTCAATCCGCGGTCGAATTCGTACAGAGCGGAAAACTGGGCGACGTCAGACTGGCCAAAGCCTGGATTATCCATCGCCGCAAATCGATCGGTCGGAAGAAAGACATCGCGGTACCGCAGGGCGTCAATTATGATCTCTGGCTGGGACCTGCTGCCAGCCGTCCGTTCAATCCGAACCGCTTCCATTATAACTGGCACTGGTTCTGGGATTACGGAACTGGCGAAATGGGAAACTGGGGCGTCCACATGCTGGACATCGCCCGCTGGGGACTCGGCGTCGATCTACCCGAACGAATTTCTTCTTCCGGCGGCAAGTACTTCTTCAACGACGATCAGGAAACACCTGATACCCAGGTCGTGCAATACCACTATCCGGGCAAAACGCTTGTCTGGGAGCATCGACTCTGGAGCGTGCATGGAATGGAAGGTCGTAACGCGGCTGCCGCATTCTATGGCGATAAGGGAACACTGGTCGTCGACCGCGGAGGCTGGAAGGTCTATGATCAAAAAGACGCAGCCACCTCCGGCACCAGCGATCAGGCGATAACCCATCACCGGAATTTCATCGACTGCATTAAGACCCGCAATAAGCCAACGTCGGACATCGAGATCGGCCATGTTTCCAGTGCGCTCTGTCACCTGGGGAATATCGCTTACCGGGCGGGGCAGGAGATTGAATTCGACCCGCTGCAGAACCAGATCATTGGCAATCAACAGGCACAGTCACTGCTGGGACGGGAATACCGCCGTAACTGGGAACTGCCCCAGGTCTGA